A single region of the Paramicrobacterium fandaimingii genome encodes:
- a CDS encoding tellurite resistance/C4-dicarboxylate transporter family protein, whose protein sequence is MESPAEPRVAVAVQNLPPGYFALVMATGIISLGLHLEGVDVLSMVLLVIAVVAFVILLVLTLWRGIRYPRRVVDDFSAAHNGFAFFTFVAGTNVLGSRIAAGGGTVILPLVLLGVSFAAWIVLGYVIPGLVIGRHQGADILSGLNGTWFIWSVASQSIAVLAASLEPKMPEGISDALSIIAVLSWGIGLILYGVIGCAVVIRLLTRGIPAAELGPPYWVTMGAAAITVLAGSRIVEMSDTAMVSVVRAPVAAAAVVFWAFATWLIPALFGIGVWRHAIKKVPLRYEAALWSMVFPLGMYAVGGIYLGDADDLPIVGWIGGRFLWVALAVWAVVLVWMLVTLVSSARKTQPAR, encoded by the coding sequence GTGGAGTCGCCAGCTGAACCTCGTGTCGCCGTCGCCGTGCAGAATCTTCCGCCCGGCTACTTCGCGCTGGTGATGGCAACGGGCATCATCTCGCTCGGACTCCACCTCGAGGGCGTTGACGTGCTCTCGATGGTGCTCCTCGTCATCGCCGTGGTGGCATTCGTGATTCTGCTGGTACTCACGCTCTGGCGTGGCATCCGCTACCCGAGGCGTGTCGTCGACGACTTCTCGGCGGCGCACAACGGCTTCGCGTTCTTCACGTTCGTGGCGGGAACGAACGTGCTCGGGTCCCGGATTGCAGCCGGGGGCGGCACCGTGATTCTGCCTCTCGTTCTGCTCGGGGTGAGCTTCGCGGCGTGGATCGTTCTCGGCTATGTCATTCCAGGGCTCGTGATCGGGCGGCACCAGGGTGCCGACATACTTTCGGGCCTCAACGGCACCTGGTTCATCTGGTCGGTGGCCAGTCAGTCGATTGCTGTGCTCGCCGCATCGCTTGAGCCGAAGATGCCGGAAGGCATCAGCGACGCGCTCTCGATCATCGCCGTGCTCTCCTGGGGGATTGGACTGATCCTCTACGGAGTCATCGGGTGCGCCGTGGTGATCCGCCTGCTGACGAGAGGCATTCCCGCCGCCGAGCTGGGCCCGCCCTACTGGGTGACGATGGGCGCAGCGGCAATCACCGTGCTCGCTGGCTCGCGCATCGTCGAGATGTCGGACACCGCCATGGTGAGCGTTGTGCGTGCTCCCGTCGCCGCGGCCGCCGTCGTATTCTGGGCGTTCGCGACGTGGCTGATTCCCGCGCTCTTCGGCATCGGGGTATGGCGGCACGCGATCAAGAAGGTTCCGCTGCGATACGAGGCGGCACTCTGGAGCATGGTCTTTCCGCTCGGCATGTATGCCGTTGGGGGCATCTATCTCGGCGACGCTGACGACCTGCCCATCGTGGGTTGGATCGGCGGTCGCTTTCTCTGGGTTGCACTCGCGGTCTGGGCCGTCGTTCTCGTGTGGATGCTCGTGACCCTCGTCTCTTCTGCACGAAAGACTCAGCCTGCACGCTGA
- a CDS encoding polysaccharide lyase family 8 super-sandwich domain-containing protein: MRSLSRRTVLTAAGAAALASAFYKPQIAFAAHPSASGAEATSALLDNIVAGLAGTTKTNAAASVQPKLTAMYDTATKNLGSLVATPTTELFTGLALGGDDGNLESTYEKLLDIAVAITMPIPAGADVPTDLSGSADATQKVITGLRWLYDNYFSDQDAGYYGNWYNWEIGIPTHVGRTLALLHGDIAEVDAEMPGQYIEAMDLYLRNGIDGDVDLDSRFHTGANLADITTNRIVQGAITGDDARVTKAIADQLTVYEIVDPYNLQHGVTDGFYPDGSFIQHASVAYTGSYGIGLLERVTTTLSLLDGTEYTTEPDLESRINEWLATSFSPVIVEGWMMEMIKGRAVSRTTTGYTNASKVAESIVALSRHATADSAAELSAYIVYLHGLSHMSITASSFAEPANIVRYTTTVSDDTIVGKNLVPDAATFAYNAMDRHVHHRPEFTFALARSSKRVSKYEYMSGENLRPWFQGEGSHYLYLADDDQTQAYGVDYVTVVDPMRLAGTTAPVEERKSIPELYGKPFYDNEDAGFTSSSVKQNTYVYFPLGTNDFSGGATLGSYAVAGMQQSDDAAYTAKQAGELPEDFVVYANARSSKSWFMLDNEIVVLVSGISDEHERDTVTTIDSRISSPGDDVSVVGETRDGAPVTGAENVNGLSWLRYANATRGTSLGYVFYTDSTIDVRLKEVEQSRRFIRTSNTETLVSKTVFDVSHTRAAEADAGSLAYAIVPGAEAGSLASYEGPEVVQHTDDVHAVRHSGLGLLAATTFAEGEHDIGALAVDGRACVIAQDAPKGRTVIAVSDPTFARDIVSVTVPGRRAILDESHPNVTAHVERGRTRLDISTHEAYGATISVTIRGRGIV, encoded by the coding sequence ATGCGCAGTCTGAGCCGTCGAACCGTTCTGACCGCGGCGGGAGCCGCAGCTCTTGCCTCGGCGTTCTACAAACCACAGATCGCCTTCGCAGCACACCCATCGGCGTCTGGGGCAGAAGCGACGTCGGCGCTTCTCGACAACATCGTCGCTGGTCTGGCCGGAACAACGAAAACCAACGCGGCGGCATCGGTGCAGCCGAAGCTCACGGCGATGTACGACACCGCGACGAAGAACCTGGGCTCACTCGTGGCGACCCCGACGACGGAGCTGTTCACGGGGCTCGCCCTCGGCGGCGACGACGGCAACCTCGAGTCGACATATGAGAAGCTCCTCGACATCGCTGTGGCAATCACGATGCCCATACCGGCAGGCGCCGATGTTCCGACAGATCTCAGCGGCAGCGCCGACGCGACGCAGAAGGTGATTACCGGGCTGCGGTGGCTCTATGACAACTACTTCAGTGATCAGGATGCTGGCTACTACGGCAATTGGTACAACTGGGAGATCGGTATTCCGACGCACGTCGGGCGAACGCTCGCTTTGCTGCATGGCGACATTGCCGAGGTCGACGCGGAGATGCCAGGGCAGTACATCGAGGCGATGGATCTATACCTTCGCAATGGAATTGACGGCGATGTTGATCTTGACTCGCGATTCCACACGGGGGCGAATCTTGCCGACATCACGACCAACCGCATCGTGCAGGGAGCGATCACCGGCGATGACGCCCGGGTGACGAAGGCGATAGCGGATCAGCTCACGGTGTACGAGATCGTCGATCCCTACAACCTTCAGCACGGCGTCACCGACGGCTTCTACCCTGACGGCTCGTTCATTCAGCACGCATCCGTCGCCTACACCGGAAGCTACGGCATCGGCCTGCTCGAGCGCGTCACGACGACGCTTTCGCTGCTCGACGGAACCGAGTACACAACGGAGCCAGACCTCGAGTCGCGCATCAACGAGTGGCTGGCAACGAGCTTCTCACCCGTCATTGTCGAGGGCTGGATGATGGAGATGATCAAGGGGCGTGCCGTGTCGCGCACGACGACTGGCTACACAAATGCGTCGAAGGTCGCGGAGTCGATTGTCGCCCTCTCGCGGCACGCAACGGCAGACTCGGCGGCAGAACTCTCGGCGTACATCGTCTACCTGCACGGACTGTCGCACATGAGCATCACGGCGTCGTCATTCGCCGAGCCCGCAAACATCGTTCGCTACACGACAACGGTTTCTGATGACACGATCGTCGGCAAGAATCTCGTCCCCGACGCAGCGACGTTCGCATACAACGCCATGGATCGGCACGTGCATCACCGCCCCGAGTTCACCTTCGCTCTTGCACGGAGTTCGAAGCGCGTGAGCAAGTACGAGTACATGAGCGGTGAGAACCTGCGGCCCTGGTTTCAGGGTGAGGGTAGTCACTACCTGTATCTTGCCGACGACGATCAGACGCAGGCATACGGCGTCGACTACGTCACCGTCGTCGATCCCATGCGGCTCGCTGGCACCACGGCCCCTGTCGAGGAGCGCAAGTCGATTCCGGAGCTCTACGGTAAGCCGTTCTATGACAATGAGGATGCCGGTTTCACATCGTCCTCGGTGAAGCAGAACACCTATGTCTACTTTCCGCTCGGCACCAACGACTTCTCCGGGGGCGCGACACTGGGCAGCTACGCTGTCGCGGGCATGCAGCAGTCAGACGACGCCGCTTACACAGCAAAGCAGGCGGGGGAATTGCCCGAGGACTTCGTCGTCTACGCGAACGCGCGGTCGTCGAAGTCATGGTTCATGCTCGATAACGAGATCGTCGTGCTCGTGTCCGGGATCTCTGACGAGCACGAACGAGACACGGTGACGACGATCGACAGCCGAATCAGCAGCCCCGGCGATGACGTGAGTGTTGTGGGGGAGACGCGAGACGGAGCGCCCGTGACCGGTGCAGAGAACGTGAACGGGCTTTCCTGGTTGCGCTACGCGAACGCGACGCGCGGCACCTCGCTTGGGTACGTTTTCTACACAGACAGCACAATCGACGTGCGGCTGAAAGAGGTTGAACAGAGTCGCCGCTTCATTCGCACATCAAACACAGAAACGCTTGTGTCGAAGACGGTGTTCGACGTCTCACATACCCGGGCGGCGGAAGCGGACGCCGGGTCGCTGGCATATGCGATTGTTCCCGGCGCCGAAGCCGGTTCCCTCGCCAGCTACGAGGGTCCAGAAGTCGTGCAGCACACCGACGACGTGCACGCTGTGCGCCACTCGGGTCTCGGCCTGCTTGCCGCCACGACGTTTGCCGAGGGCGAGCACGACATCGGAGCACTCGCCGTTGACGGCCGCGCCTGTGTCATCGCGCAGGACGCGCCGAAGGGGCGAACAGTCATCGCCGTCTCCGACCCGACGTTTGCGCGCGACATCGTCAGCGTCACGGTTCCCGGCAGACGCGCAATCCTCGACGAGTCGCATCCCAACGTCACAGCGCACGTCGAGCGTGGACGCACCCGTCTGGACATCTCAACACATGAGGCGTATGGGGCAACGATCTCGGTAACCATCCGCGGCCGGGGAATCGTCTGA
- a CDS encoding MGMT family protein, with product MNEDFVEAVLSVVESIPPGKVMSYGQVAAQFGSRSARGVGWVMARYGSEVPWWRVVQASGKPPQCHDESARLHYDDEGTPLRPTGTGYTLTRSAFMS from the coding sequence GTGAACGAAGACTTCGTCGAGGCAGTGCTCTCTGTCGTCGAGTCCATTCCGCCGGGCAAGGTGATGAGCTATGGGCAGGTTGCCGCGCAGTTCGGATCTCGCTCGGCTCGAGGTGTCGGCTGGGTGATGGCGCGCTACGGCAGCGAGGTTCCCTGGTGGCGAGTCGTGCAGGCATCCGGAAAGCCGCCGCAGTGCCACGACGAATCGGCACGTCTGCACTATGACGACGAGGGAACTCCCCTGCGCCCGACCGGCACGGGGTACACGCTGACGCGCTCAGCGTTCATGAGCTGA
- a CDS encoding GNAT family N-acetyltransferase, protein MGEMRVVELSASTIVAVNALSLRPGQEQFVAPVSYSVAAAVTNPATTWQRVVLDGDDVVGFVQGNFDHEGMDEYFQSVLWRINVDAEAQRQGVGKFAVDALAAEARERGFQHINVMYEPGEGGPEQFFLAVGFSPVDETEYGEVVGQLTI, encoded by the coding sequence ATGGGTGAGATGCGAGTAGTGGAATTGTCGGCATCGACGATTGTGGCGGTCAACGCCTTGTCGTTGCGTCCGGGCCAAGAGCAGTTTGTGGCACCGGTGTCGTACTCGGTTGCCGCTGCCGTCACGAACCCCGCCACCACCTGGCAGCGCGTCGTTCTCGATGGGGACGACGTCGTTGGCTTCGTTCAGGGCAACTTCGATCACGAGGGCATGGACGAGTATTTTCAGAGCGTTCTGTGGCGCATCAACGTCGACGCCGAGGCCCAGCGACAGGGCGTTGGAAAGTTCGCTGTCGACGCGCTTGCCGCTGAGGCGCGCGAACGCGGCTTCCAGCACATCAACGTCATGTACGAGCCAGGCGAAGGTGGTCCCGAGCAGTTCTTCCTCGCCGTCGGTTTCAGCCCCGTCGACGAGACCGAGTATGGCGAGGTCGTCGGCCAGCTCACCATATAG